One Pichia kudriavzevii chromosome 3, complete sequence genomic window carries:
- a CDS encoding uncharacterized protein (PKUD0C11180; Pfam Domains: 2OG-FeII_Oxy(6.6e-20)) → MMDQTKLEIIDLNDISKKNAEKIVHASSTQGFLMFEGHGITEEEVNQLFEYSHDYFKQSLDVKNRCPIQLDNTGYTAFGIENLEENDLQRGFGDPKEGFNFANFNLRTGIPNQQIPEFWEDKIDVISATVCKLRNCLKRSLRLLAEGLEIETSNGIDHDWFVERHHDDHFSGTTFRFLRYPSPVQPGSTEEEKAKHKELNVAGAHTDYGTITMLFQKKEESGLQLYSQVNKRWEEVPYVPTSPKYAASNEAAPLIVNIGDQLCYWTNGYLKSTIHRVRFPKELLDQGKDRYSIVLFAHPGDDTLLEPVPSKIISKLKGRGASEYMEKHGVAQTAGQHLTNRLKSTYGWNY, encoded by the coding sequence ATGATGGACCAGACGAAGTTAGAAATCATAGATTTGAACGACATCTCCAAGAAGAATGCCGAGAAAATTGTTCATGCCAGTTCCACCCAGGGATTCCTCATGTTTGAAGGCCATGGAATCACCGAAGAGGAAGTGAATCAACTTTTCGAATACTCCCACGACTATTTCAAACAGTCTCTTGACGTGAAGAATAGGTGTCCTATCCAACTAGACAATACCGGTTATACTGCGTTTGGtattgaaaatttggaagaaaatgaCCTACAGCGTGGGTTTGGAGACCCCAAGGAAGGTTTtaattttgcaaatttcAACTTGAGAACAGGTATACCAAACCAGCAAATTCCTGAATTCTGGGAAGACAAAATTGATGTGATATCTGCTACTGTTTGTAAGCTGAGGAATTGTTTGAAACGTTCGTTAAGATTGTTAGCGGAAGgtttggaaattgaaacttcCAACGGTATAGACCACGATTGGTTTGTCGAAAGACACCATGATGATCACTTTTCCGGTACCACGTTTCGATTCCTGCGTTATCCAAGTCCTGTTCAACCAGGCTCCACGGAGGAGGAGAAGGCGAAACATAAAGAGTTGAATGTCGCTGGTGCTCATACCGATTACGGCACAATCACAATGttgttccaaaaaaaagaggaatCTGGTTTGCAGTTGTACTCACAAGTGAATAAGCGATGGGAAGAGGTCCCCTATGTCCCAACGTCTCCTAAGTATGCTGCTTCCAATGAAGCCGCACCTTTGATTGTTAACATTGGCGACCAACTCTGTTATTGGACAAACGgttatttgaaatcaaccaTTCATAGGGTCAGGTTTCCTAAGGAATTGCTCGATCAGGGCAAGGATAGATACTCTATCGTGCTTTTTGCACATCCGGGGGACGACACTCTACTAGAGCCCGTTCCTAGCAAGATTATCTCGAAACTCAAGGGGAGAGGTGCAAGTGAGTACATGGAAAAGCACGGTGTCGCACAAACTGCTGGCCAACATTTGACCAACAGGTTGAAGTCCACTTACGGCTGGAATTATTGA
- a CDS encoding uncharacterized protein (PKUD0C11200; Pfam Domains: MatE(5.7e-60)), with the protein MSESVPSHSGQNLLLNQPLLSNPDSTAPYYGTTSQVDQHELIQRRRKSSMASSRFKDLNLASTSQINGEYQPVETTVFKEVVLMLRSSVPLIITLLLQYSSSISTPFFVGNLGSDELGAVSLANLMANISAFAVIEGISSSLSTLCPQAYGRKNYRLVGLYAVRCCLLLFVFYFGIYFFWNYGAYYLLDRFISEKRACLLAGQYLSRLVYSVPGFIIFEVLKQYLQAQGIFHASTIVLCICAPLNFVLTYLLVWNPTIGFGFLGAPTAIVITHSLMALLLFMYTCFIDGYKCWCGFTYEFFTNWSRITKLALPGIIMIEAEWLAFEINTFASAKFGTPALAAQSIVTSIGVIIYQIPFAVSIAGSTRIAWFIGSASKDAAIKSTRAIIYVAVVFGTLTCIILILLKDSITHLFSKDLDVVHLASKVLIIVSIYQIPDCLSCTLGGVLRGQGRQYIGGYLNLFSYYVLAIPFSFYCAFSLHYELFGLWLGLLVGLFFVASSELYYILTTDWDTIIEQSLEEELEARKQVVLTDEDVAIYDEETQSHNFPNAVAIVDHNILSPAINTSASIKNPINLHV; encoded by the coding sequence ATGTCCGAAAGTGTACCCAGCCATTCAGGGCAGAATCTCCTTCTCAACCAACCACTGTTGAGTAATCCAGATTCAACAGCACCGTACTATGGTACCACGAGCCAAGTCGACCAGCATGAATTAATACAGCGTAGGAGAAAGTCATCTATGGCATCCTCCAGATTCAAGGATCTCAATCTTGCGTCAACATCACAAATCAATGGGGAATATCAACCGGTAGAAACCACTGTTTTCAAGGAAGTGGTGCTGATGTTGCGCTCTTCTGTGCCCTTGATCATTACGCTTTTGTTACAATACTCGTCATCCATTTCAACACCCTTCTTTGTCGGGAACTTGGGCTCAGACGAGCTAGGTGCCGTTTCTTTAGCTAATCTAATGGCAAATATATCAGCATTCGCTGTTATTGAAGGTATTTCTTCGTCACTATCGACATTATGTCCTCAAGCGTATGGGCGTAAAAACTACAGGCTTGTTGGCCTTTACGCCGTCAGGTGCTGTCTTTTACTATTCGTTTTCTACTTtggaatttattttttttggaattatGGTGCATATTACTTGTTAGACCGATTCATATCTGAGAAGAGAGCATGTCTGCTAGCAGGACAATACCTATCACGGCTTGTCTACAGTGTCCCTGGgtttattatctttgaGGTTTTGAAACAGTACCTACAGGCACAGGGAATTTTCCATGCATCAACAATTGTTCTATGTATATGTGCCCCATTGAATTTTGTCTTGACTTACTTGCTTGTCTGGAACCCGACAATAGGCTTTGGTTTCTTGGGTGCACCTACTGCAATTGTCATCACCCATTCTTTGATGGCGTTGCTTCTCTTCATGTACACCTGCTTTATAGATGGCTATAAGTGCTGGTGTGGCTTCACCTATGAGTTCTTTACGAATTGGTCACGAATCACCAAATTGGCCCTTCCAGGTATAATCATGATTGAGGCTGAGTGGTTGGcctttgaaatcaacacCTTTGCCAGTGCAAAGTTTGGGACCCCAGCTTTGGCTGCTCAGTCGATTGTCACCTCAATTGGTGTAATCATATACCAAATCCCATTTGCTGTTTCTATTGCTGGATCAACCAGAATTGCTTGGTTCATTGGTTCAGCATCTAAGGACGCGGCGATAAAATCAACCAGGGCCATAATTTACGTTGCGGTGGTGTTTGGAACTCTCACTTGTATTATCCTGATATTATTGAAGGATTCAATTACacatttattttcaaaagacCTCGATGTGGTTCATTTGGCATCTAAAGTTTTAATTATAGTCTCGATTTACCAGATCCCTGATTGTCTGTCATGTACGCTTGGGGGAGTTTTGAGAGGACAGGGTAGGCAATACATCGGTGGATATCTCAATTTATTCAGCTACTATGTCTTGGCTAtaccattttctttctacTGCGCTTTCTCCCTACACTATGAATTATTTGGTTTATGGTTGGGATTGCTTgttggtttgttttttgtgGCATCTTCCGAATTGTACTATATCTTAACTACCGATTGGGATACTATTATAGAGCAATCACTGGAGGAAGAGCTAGAAGCAAGGAAGCAGGTTGTTTTGacagatgaagatgttgCAATttatgatgaagaaacacAGTCCCACAACTTCCCCAATGCAGTCGCAATTGTTGACCACAATATTTTATCCCCAGCCATAAATACATCTGCATCGATCAAAAATCCCATTAATCTACACGTATAA
- a CDS encoding uncharacterized protein (PKUD0C11160; similar to Saccharomyces cerevisiae YOL075C; ancestral locus Anc_3.133) — translation MEKAQDLSVSEYSLVESPDYLETVDENLSFTPTKKVYIRVRDLSIQSNLSATSNRLFQTCRKCFQKVDVESSESTKTLLYPMSFDVPPNSLTCIVGGSGSGKTTLLNALANRKFNVNTISQKGSILYNQDTDLKHYRHAYVIQQDILIPTLTCFETLMYSAELKLPKLTSWQQRRNLVHEIILILGLKECKDTLVGHNKNKGLSGGERRRLSVGLQLISNPSVLFLDEPTTGLDNYNAYLLCKSLHHLAKRLNKTIIMSIHQPRADIFKLFDVVLILSKGKLCYGDSFTNIEEHFESLGFPLPKVMVNPVDYYVDITSIDTRTRAQEIESMKRVDLITAEWEKIMTGIAKIKGKELRFSDDVTETEIFQQVGRAPFLREVNILIRRNLTLQRRDPFGWFSILFEALFLGLLCGWIFFKPDSSLTGVRTMEAALYSSSSLQCYLFMLYETYRLCQFDLKFFDRERMEDCVSVHGFLIARRISKFMTEDFWIPLLFSVTTYFMYGLRTDSAKYFFKYFAGILIFNLNTMSFATLAASISRDVPIATLVGNLNFTFQSMTNGMFVNATQMPVYVRWCKYVAYLWYSYGYLASNQFSDFISDCYKENKDNPNVQNLCYQYTGSYIMQNLGFWEHWNALPICVVLAFAIGYYLLAGIIFYVKPLDMAMGKEIKNSDTIDNSVDYDEKLNDITNGNTSTDYLDPHSNYICVSIRNVGLTVENRLKKSNKLILDNVNADFIPGELNAIMGPSGSGKTSLLNLLSGRLSSNYFTQYTSTGEIYLNSFRIRDCNIVKPVCSYVVQEDDHLLSGITVRETLRYAARLRLSRSNISVVQQNMIVDDIILKMGLRDCANTIVGNELLKGISGGEKRRLSIAIQLIASPKILFLDEPTSGLDSFTAASIIECLKKLTQHGTTIIMTIHQPRTLSYFASILLLAKGGKVAFNGPERDLIPHFSSLGYPIPIYTNLADFVIDLISYNTSNETIEIKTKARVRHILEAWNTREFSEVGEKAILLETEKDVEKSFKAIIKQRAGFFIGFSVITSRQWTGLVRDKNILVARSTQVLGMGIILMLFFSRLKHNTRSIQDRFGLIQQFTSLYFTGMLNNMSSYPQERDYFYIEYADDAVGSNSFFFSYLLIELPFEIIACLIFAIFVVFVIGLQIKAGIFFTIFYGTFMVVNAGESLGISFNTIIDHPGFAMNIISVFCSIGVCMSGLLSMNLDKFLKAINYVSPLHYCVMLVANEVFTDSLKLTCSKSEALPDGKCLFSTGADVLELYDLKVDKTLYFVLFSVIIVLQRFISWSLLKVRLTKLSIKSLARK, via the coding sequence ATGGAAAAAGCTCAAGACCTATCCGTAAGTGAGTATTCTCTGGTAGAGTCACCAGACTATTTGGAAACGGTAGACGAAAATTTATCCTTCACCCCCACAAAAAAAGTGTATATAAGAGTAAGAGACCTATCGATACAATCTAATCTTTCGGCCACAAGCAACAGATTATTCCAGACATGCAGAAAATGCTTCCAAAAGGTCGACGTTGAATCTAGTGAGTCTACGAAAACTTTACTTTATCCAATGTCCTTTGACGTTCCACCTAATTCCTTGACCTGTATAGTTGGCGGAAGTGGGTCGGGGAAAACCACACTATTGAATGCACTAGCTAATCGAAAGTTTAATGTCAATACAATATCCCAGAAAGGATCTATTCTCTACAACCAGGACACCGATCTGAAACATTACAGGCACGCATATGTCATCCAGCAAGACATCTTGATACCGACCCTAACATGTTTTGAAACGCTGATGTATTCTGCCGAGTTGAAGTTACCCAAATTGACTTCTTGGCAGCAGCGTCGTAACCTAGTTCATGAgattattttgattttgggCTTGAAAGAGTGTAAAGATACTTTAGTCGGCCATAATAAAAATAAGGGGCTGAGTGGTGGTGAACGGCGGAGATTGAGTGTTGGCTTGCAACTGATTTCAAATCCTTCTGTATTATTCCTTGATGAACCAACAACTGGACTAGACAACTATAATGCCTATTTGCTCTGCAAATCGTTACATCATCTAGCAAAGCGATTAAATAAAACAATTATAATGAGTATACATCAACCAAGAGCAGatatattcaaattatttgatgttgttttgattttatctAAGGGTAAACTATGTTATGGAGATTCTTTCACAAACATTGAAGAACACTTTGAATCTCTAGGCTTCCCCTTGCCCAAGGTTATGGTAAATCCTGTTGACTACTATGTTGATATCACAAGTATAGATACTCGTACCAGGGCACAAGAGATTGAATCTATGAAAAGAGTAGATCTGATAACAGCTGAATGGGAAAAAATTATGACTGGTAttgcaaaaataaaagggAAAGAACTACGGTTTTCAGATGATGTCACAGAGACTGAGATTTTTCAGCAAGTGGGGAGAGCTCCATTCTTAAGAGAAGTCAACATATTGATTAGGAGAAATTTGACCCTACAAAGAAGGGACCCATTTGGTTGGTTTTCTATTCTTTTTGAAGCATTATTTTTAGGTCTATTGTGTGGATGgatctttttcaaaccGGATTCGTCACTTACTGGTGTGAGAACTATGGAGGCAGCTTTGTACAGCTCTTCATCCTTACAATGCTATTTATTTATGCTATACGAAACCTACCGACTTTGtcaatttgatttgaagttttttGACAGGGAAAGAATGGAGGACTGTGTCTCGGTTCATGGATTTTTAATTGCGAGGAGGATATCTAAATTTATGACTGAAGACTTTTGGATACCGCTGTTGTTTTCAGTTACAACCTACTTTATGTATGGCTTAAGAACAGACTCGGCAAagtatttcttcaagtacTTTGCTGGTATTCTAATCTTCAATTTAAATACAATGTCTTTTGCAACTCTTGCCGCTTCGATTAGCAGAGACGTTCCAATAGCAACCTTGGTAGGAAACCTGAACTTTACCTTCCAGTCTATGACAAATGGTATGTTTGTTAACGCTACTCAGATGCCAGTTTATGTTCGGTGGTGTAAATATGTTGCTTATCTTTGGTACTCATATGGATACCTTGCAAGTAACCAATTTTCTGATTTTATTAGCGATTGTTATAAAGAGAATAAGGATAATCCAAACGTGCAAAACCTATGCTATCAATATACAGGTTCATATATTATGCAGAATTTAGGATTTTGGGAACATTGGAACGCACTTCCTATCTGCGTTGTGTTAGCATTTGCTATTGGATATTACCTTTTGGCtggtattattttttatgtGAAACCTTTAGACATGGCAATGGGGAAGGAGATTAAAAACTCAGATACCATTGATAACTCTGTTGATTACGACGAAAAACTGAATGACATAACTAATGGAAACACGAGTACCGACTATCTGGACCCACACTCTAATTATATATGTGTATCAATAAGAAACGTTGGCCTAACTGTTGAAAAcagattgaaaaagtcCAACAAGCTTATATTAGATAATGTGAATGCTGATTTCATTCCGGGAGAATTGAATGCTATTATGGGTCCTTCTGGTTCAGGGAAAACCTCACTATTAAACCTTCTGAGTGGAAGACTTTCCTCAAATTACTTTACTCAGTATACATCTACTGGGGAGATATATTTAAACAGTTTTAGGATTAGAGACTGCAACATCGTGAAACCCGTTTGCTCGTATGTTGTGCAAGAAGATGATCACTTATTGTCTGGAATCACCGTTAGGGAAACTCTGAGGTATGCAGCTCGTTTAAGGCTATCAAGGAGCAACATATCAGTTGTGCAGCAGAATATGATagttgatgatattatcCTTAAAATGGGACTGAGAGACTGTGCAAACACCATTGTAGGCAACGAGTTACTAAAAGGTATATCCGGAGGAGAGAAGCGTCGTTTATCAATTGCAATTCAGCTAATAGCATCTCCGAAGATTCTATTCTTGGATGAACCAACTTCAGGCCTCGACTCGTTTACCGCTGCTTCCATTATCGAGTGTTTAAAGAAACTAACACAACATGGAACCACGATTATAATGACAATCCATCAACCGCGGACATTATCATACTTTGCTTCTATTCTCTTACTAGCCAAGGGAGGTAAGGTTGCCTTCAATGGTCCCGAGAGAGACTTGATCCCACATTTTAGCAGCTTGGGATACCCAATACCGATTTACACAAACTTGGCCGACTTTGTGATTGACCTGATCTCGTACAATACCTCTAACGAAACAATCGAAATAAAAACCAAAGCACGAGTAAGACATATATTGGAGGCATGGAATACACGTGAATTTTCAGAAGTTGGTGAAAAGGCAATTCTTTTGGAGACTGAAAAAGATGTCGAAAAGTCGTTCAAGGCAATTATTAAACAAAGAGCAGGTTTTTTTATCGGATTCTCTGTCATCACATCTAGGCAATGGACAGGGTTAGTTCGTGATAAGAACATTTTGGTTGCTAGATCAACTCAGGTCTTGGGGATGGGTATAATATTGATGCTATTTTTCTCTAGGTTGAAACACAACACAAGGAGCATACAGGATAGATTCGGGTTGATCCAACAATTTACGTCACTATATTTTACAGGCATGTTAAATAATATGTCATCTTACCCACAGGAAAGAGATTACTTTTACATTGAATATGCTGATGATGCTGTTGGCTCgaattctttctttttcagcTACCTTCTAATAGAATTGCCTTTTGAGATAATAGCGTGTCTTATATTTGccatttttgttgtttttgttattggtCTACAAATCAAAGCTGGTATTTTCTTCACAATTTTCTACGGAACTTTTATGGTTGTGAATGCAGGAGAATCACTAGGTATCTCTTTCAACACAATAATCGACCATCCAGGTTTCGCCATGAATATTATATCTGTTTTCTGTTCAATTGGAGTTTGTATGTCGGGGTTGTTGTCGATGAATTTGGACAAATTTTTAAAAGCAATTAATTACGTTTCACCATTACACTATTGCGTAATGCTTGTTGCCAACGAAGTGTTCACCGATTCTTTGAAACTCACGTGCTCCAAATCAGAAGCTCTTCCTGATGGGAAATGTTTGTTTAGTACAGGTGCTGACGTTCTAGAGTTGTATGACCTTAAAGTGGATAAGACTTTgtattttgttcttttctcGGTGATAATTGTTCTACAGAGATTCATTAGCTGGTCACTTTTGAAGGTAAGACTAACAAAATTGAGTATAAAAAGTTTAGcaagaaaataa
- a CDS encoding uncharacterized protein (PKUD0C11190; Pfam Domains: GTP_EFTU(6.6e-117)|GTP_EFTU_D3(2.1e-60)|GTP_EFTU_D2(4.4e- 24)) gives MGKEKQHVNVVVIGHVDSGKSTTTGHLIYKCGGIDKRTIEKFEKEAAELGKGSFKYAWVLDKLKAERERGITIDIALWKFETPKYHVTVIDAPGHRDFIKNMITGTSQADCAILIIAGGVGEFEAGISKDGQTREHALLAFTLGVRQLIVAINKMDSVKWDENRFEEIVKETQNFIKKVGYNPKTVPFVPISGWNGDNMIEASTNCPWYKGWTKETKAGVVKGKTLLEAIDAIEPPVRPTEKPLRLPLQDVYKIGGIGTVPVGRVETGVIKPGMVVTFAPAGVTTEVKSVEMHHEQLEQGVPGDNVGFNVKNVSVKDIKRGNVCGDSKNDPPMGAASFNAQVIVLNHPGQISAGYSPVLDCHTAHIACKFDELIEKIDRRTGKSVEDHPKSVKSGDAAIVKMVPTKPMCVEAFTEYPPLGRFAVRDMRQTVAVGVIKSVEKVDKAGKVTKSAAKAAKK, from the coding sequence ATGGGTAAGGAGAAGCAACACGTTAACGTCGTCGTTATTGGTCACGTCGATTCTGGTAAGTCTACTACCACCGGTCACTTAATTTACAAGTGTGGTGGTATTGACAAGAGAACcattgaaaagtttgaaaaggAAGCAGCAGAATTAGGTAAGGGTTCTTTCAAGTACGCTTGGGTCTTGGACAAGTTAAAGgcagaaagagaaagaggtATCACTATTGATATTGCTTTATGGAAGTTCGAAACTCCAAAGTACCACGTTACCGTTATTGATGCTCCAGGTCACAGagatttcatcaagaacATGATTACCGGTACTTCTCAAGCTGATTGTGCTATTTTGATTATTGCTGGTGGTGTCGGTGAATTCGAAGCTGGTATCTCCAAGGATGGTCAAACTAGAGAACACGCTCTATTGGCTTTCACCTTAGGTGTTAGACAATTGATTGTTGCTATTAACAAGATGGATTCCGTTAAGTGGGATGAAAAcagatttgaagaaattgtcAAGGAAACCCAAAACTTCATCAAGAAGGTTGGTTACAACCCAAAGACTGTTCCATTCGTTCCAATTTCTGGTTGGAATGGTGACAACATGATTGAAGCATCCACCAACTGTCCATGGTACAAGGGTTGGACTAAGGAAACCAAGGCAGGTGTTGTTAAGGGTAAGACCTTATTAGAAGCAATCGATGCTATTGAACCACCTGTCAGACCAACCGAAAAGCCATTAAGATTACCATTACAAGATGTTTACAAGATTGGTGGTATTGGTACTGTGCCAGTCGGTAGAGTCGAAACCGGTGTCATTAAGCCAGGTATGGTTGTCACTTTTGCTCCAGCAGGTGTTACCACCGAAGTCAAGTCCGTTGAAATGCACCATGAACAATTAGAACAAGGTGTTCCAGGTGATAACGTTGGTTTCAACGTTAAGAACGTTTCTGTCAAGGATATCAAGAGAGGTAACGTTTGTGGTGACTCCAAGAACGACCCACCAATGGGTGCAGCTTCTTTCAATGCTCAAGTCATTGTCTTGAACCACCCTGGTCAAATTTCCGCTGGTTACTCTCCAGTCTTGGATTGTCACACTGCCCACATTGCATGTAAGTTCGACGAATTAATCGAAAAGATTGACAGAAGAACTGGTAAGTCTGTTGAAGACCATCCAAAGTCTGTCAAGTCTGGTGATGCAGCTATCGTCAAGATGGTCCCAACCAAGCCAATGTGTGTTGAAGCTTTCACTGAATATCCACCATTAGGTAGATTCGCAGTCAGAGATATGAGACAAACTGTTGCTGTCGGTGTTATCAAGTCCGTTGAAAAGGTCGACAAGGCAGGTAAGGTCACCAAGTCTGCTGCTAAGGCTGCAAAGAAATAA
- a CDS encoding uncharacterized protein (PKUD0C11170) yields MLKGLGKWIDGLNHSNSPEKADYIEQIDDDIYLCDEELERIHHRIRHCLDDDKDYIPSEEKEGIEDTLRLMHEETERWGNTRAPYREERRNYIPEAYSEQNIEHELRNSDDELISYCMRLERNNAYLLQFIEKFEEVSFKKRYSKLLLDKEELERNYEKLKSTNKKVYSSYCDLLDEVKLLKKANQEYKGKLQNESNERKLEKAEVEKLKAAVARLESENQEKDQRLKQLRFDNSKLSKTVSDKEDEMIKLRGSALATKMKLERAERLINKREGQPKLQKSSQIISSGTSTVNSVDTKPLEEYGESAVRKERLNPRRAEPPKKEEEEEEEEEDKDEVDDTISLLEKKYSNKTKQPSL; encoded by the coding sequence ATGCTCAAAGGTCTTGGGAAATGGATAGATGGTTTAAACCATTCTAATTCGCCGGAGAAAGCCGATTACATAGAACAGATCGACGATGATATTTATCTGtgtgatgaagaattggaacGAATTCACCATCGAATAAGGCATTGTTTAGATGACGATAAAGACTATATTCCAAGCGAGGAGAAAGAAGGCATCGAAGACACCCTACGATTGATGCACGAGGAAACAGAGAGATGGGGAAACACCCGAGCTCCATACCGTGAAGAACGCCGAAACTACATACCCGAAGCTTATAGTGaacaaaatattgaacATGAATTACGGAACAGCGACGACGAACTCATCAGTTACTGCATGCGTTTAGAGCGGAACAATGCCtaccttcttcaattcattgaaaaatttgaagaggTAAGTTTCAAAAAGAGGTACTCAAAACTATTACTTGATAAGGAGGAGTTGGAAAGAAATTACGAAAAGCTAAAATCCACAAACAAGAAGGTATACTCTAGTTATTGCGATTTATTGGATGAGGTAAAGTTGCTCAAGAAGGCCAATCAGGAGTACAAGGGGAAACTACAGAATGAATCCAATGAAAGAAAGCTCGAAAAGGCTGAGGTGGAAAAGCTGAAGGCTGCAGTTGCTCGTCTAGAAAGCGAAAATCAGGAGAAAGACCAACGGCTAAAACAGCTCCGATTCGACAATTCAAAACTTAGCAAAACGGTCTCTgacaaagaagatgaaatgaTCAAACTCCGGGGGAGTGCCCTTGCGACTAAAATGAAACTCGAGAGGGCTGAGCGCCTTATTAATAAACGGGAGGGGCAACCGAAATTGCAAAAGTCATCACAAATCATCTCTTCTGGAACTTCCACTGTTAACAGCGTCGATACTAAACCATTGGAGGAATATGGTGAGAGTGCAGTGAGGAAGGAAAGGTTAAATCCTAGAAGAGCAGAACCtccaaaaaaagaggaagaagaagaagaagaggaggaagacAAAGATGAGGTGGACGACACCATTTCTTTGCtggagaaaaaatattcaaacaaaacaaagcAGCCGTCACTGTGA